Proteins encoded within one genomic window of Leptospira stimsonii:
- a CDS encoding CdaR family protein, with protein sequence MKRIFNNWQAKLGSILLAILFYVNLQNSKILVKEINIPIEYPKLGGSLTVSKASDKTFPVKVEGVREYVNYYSQFLKAHVSASDLKPGENSVSLYRISGAPAGLRITKLKDKVKVIVESNSGKFLPIDVKFTGDLPPNYVKTGPFVSPSVIHVSGPPGVLDDLGRISFPPISLKDKTESFTIKHKLPDFPASVKVRENVKEVTIRVNIFASASNAGETLLLGIPIKCQSLDKNLEAEFSEPEVSVKLQSKTPLKSIQVIKGLSASVVCSHKYDPKTKKILPDNKPVFAKIKLTKAPSLKAVDILGVFPDRISVLYKIKPDKDKSGGEDGDNGEEENTIEPDSNPELLEEE encoded by the coding sequence CTGAAACGAATCTTCAACAACTGGCAGGCAAAACTCGGATCGATTCTTCTCGCGATTCTTTTTTACGTAAATTTACAAAATTCTAAAATACTCGTAAAAGAAATCAATATCCCGATCGAATATCCGAAGTTAGGCGGTTCACTCACCGTTTCCAAGGCCTCGGATAAAACCTTTCCGGTAAAAGTGGAAGGAGTTCGCGAATACGTGAATTATTATTCTCAATTCTTAAAAGCGCACGTGAGCGCCTCCGATCTCAAGCCCGGTGAAAATTCCGTTTCTCTCTATCGTATCTCGGGCGCTCCCGCCGGACTTCGGATCACAAAACTCAAAGACAAGGTAAAGGTCATCGTAGAATCCAACTCCGGGAAATTTCTTCCCATCGACGTGAAATTCACGGGAGATCTTCCACCTAACTATGTGAAGACGGGTCCGTTTGTTTCTCCTTCCGTGATTCACGTGAGCGGTCCACCGGGAGTTTTGGACGATCTCGGAAGAATTTCTTTTCCTCCGATTTCTCTCAAAGACAAGACCGAATCGTTTACGATCAAACACAAACTTCCTGATTTTCCGGCGAGCGTGAAGGTGAGAGAAAACGTAAAGGAAGTCACGATCCGAGTGAACATCTTTGCAAGCGCGTCTAACGCGGGCGAAACCCTTCTTCTGGGGATTCCGATCAAATGCCAAAGTCTGGATAAGAATCTGGAGGCTGAATTCTCCGAGCCCGAAGTTTCCGTAAAACTCCAGTCGAAAACTCCTCTGAAGAGCATCCAGGTCATCAAAGGACTTTCGGCGAGCGTAGTCTGTTCTCATAAATACGATCCGAAGACCAAAAAAATTCTTCCGGACAATAAACCGGTCTTTGCGAAGATCAAGTTGACCAAGGCTCCTTCCTTAAAGGCGGTCGATATCCTCGGAGTGTTTCCCGATCGAATTTCGGTTCTTTATAAGATCAAACCGGATAAGGACAAGTCAGGAGGCGAAGACGGGGACAACGGAGAAGAAGAGAATACGATCGAACCAGATTCCAACCCGGAGCTCCTCGAAGAAGAATGA
- the acpS gene encoding holo-ACP synthase encodes MKISVGNDIVENQRIRELLEKHGDRFLKRVFSDSEREYCSNRKDPIPHLSGRFCVKEAFIKAIEPGDKVILDMREIELFGKEFGKKELVLHGKSKELFLTKGYSGCSVSISHAENYSTAIVVLYRE; translated from the coding sequence ATGAAAATTTCCGTCGGCAACGATATCGTCGAAAATCAGAGAATCCGCGAACTTTTGGAAAAACACGGAGACCGTTTTCTAAAGCGGGTTTTTTCCGATTCCGAAAGGGAATACTGTTCCAATCGTAAAGATCCGATTCCCCATCTCAGCGGAAGATTTTGCGTCAAGGAAGCCTTTATCAAAGCGATCGAACCCGGAGACAAGGTGATTCTGGATATGAGGGAAATCGAACTTTTCGGAAAGGAATTCGGAAAAAAAGAATTGGTACTCCACGGAAAATCCAAAGAATTGTTTCTTACCAAAGGTTACAGCGGATGTTCGGTTTCGATCAGTCACGCTGAGAATTATTCCACCGCAATCGTGGTGCTTTACAGGGAGTAA
- a CDS encoding sugar phosphotransferase: MDPIANFWNPGILSVLLFLITAILSWIYVRSETFGIADVSNERSMHIGVTKKSGGIWIFLSVFAVALVWFGGFENAEDRVLLFFAGLVFFFVIGLADDLLSLGAGIRLLLEIAFLFFFFQLLPVHFTILGWKLDGIPGASTCILIVYVLFVVNVCNFMDGLDSFLASHFLLAVFAFPFLFHSSLPPIFLWICAGVFGFLVFNLPKAHLFLGDAGSLPLGYAIAVLPLLFINEKNWPSFEITSAFFLLPVFFVDGVLTILLRLKDKENILRAHRRHLYQLVAVRTEKKGLVSIAFTSANLPAMFLFGIHREVSIPGSFIFWISLVVYTSLYFLIFRKVKTVRNN; this comes from the coding sequence GTGGACCCAATCGCAAATTTCTGGAACCCGGGAATTCTTTCCGTACTTCTCTTTCTGATCACCGCAATCCTCTCTTGGATTTACGTTCGCTCGGAGACTTTCGGGATCGCCGACGTTTCCAACGAGAGAAGTATGCATATCGGAGTGACCAAGAAGTCCGGTGGAATCTGGATTTTTCTTTCGGTTTTCGCCGTCGCTCTGGTTTGGTTCGGAGGATTTGAGAATGCGGAGGACAGGGTGCTCTTATTTTTCGCTGGCCTCGTTTTCTTTTTTGTGATCGGACTCGCGGACGATCTTCTTTCACTTGGTGCGGGAATTCGTTTGCTTTTAGAGATCGCGTTTTTGTTTTTTTTCTTTCAACTTCTTCCGGTACACTTCACCATTCTTGGTTGGAAACTGGACGGAATTCCCGGAGCTTCGACGTGCATTTTGATCGTCTACGTGTTGTTCGTCGTAAACGTGTGCAACTTTATGGACGGTTTGGATTCTTTTTTGGCTTCTCATTTTTTACTAGCGGTGTTTGCGTTTCCGTTTTTATTTCATTCTTCTTTGCCTCCGATCTTTCTCTGGATCTGTGCCGGAGTTTTCGGTTTTCTCGTGTTCAATCTTCCCAAGGCGCATTTGTTTCTGGGAGATGCGGGTTCGCTTCCACTCGGTTACGCGATCGCCGTTTTACCGCTTCTTTTTATCAACGAGAAGAATTGGCCTTCGTTTGAGATCACTTCCGCATTCTTCTTGCTTCCCGTTTTTTTTGTGGATGGAGTTCTGACGATTCTTCTTCGCCTAAAAGATAAGGAGAATATTCTGAGGGCGCACAGGAGACATCTCTATCAACTCGTTGCCGTAAGAACGGAAAAAAAAGGGCTCGTGTCGATTGCTTTCACGTCTGCGAATTTACCCGCGATGTTTCTTTTTGGAATTCACAGAGAGGTGAGTATTCCGGGAAGTTTTATCTTTTGGATTTCTTTGGTCGTTTACACTTCGCTGTATTTTTTGATCTTCAGAAAGGTGAAAACCGTTCGCAATAACTGA
- a CDS encoding helix-turn-helix domain-containing protein — MFKSLHSREAKIFCKNLVAARKAAGLTQIDIANLLGEPQSYISKIESGERRLDVIEFWRIFNLLKKPFDFYFHFEERADTPEKKTKTLRAASGKRKKKLS, encoded by the coding sequence TTGTTCAAGTCTCTGCATTCAAGGGAAGCTAAAATTTTTTGCAAGAATCTGGTCGCCGCGCGCAAAGCCGCCGGCCTGACACAGATTGACATCGCGAATCTTTTAGGTGAACCTCAATCCTATATTTCCAAAATCGAATCCGGTGAACGGAGACTCGATGTGATCGAGTTCTGGAGAATCTTCAATCTTTTGAAGAAACCTTTCGACTTCTATTTTCACTTCGAAGAAAGAGCGGATACGCCCGAGAAAAAAACCAAAACCCTCCGCGCGGCTAGCGGAAAACGGAAGAAAAAATTGAGTTAG
- a CDS encoding bactofilin family protein, translating into MSKKPVTRTARPITEYGAISTVLGKETSFSGILNFQKPLEISGEFQGEIESEGFLLVSEGAKVRANIKAGTVIVGGEITGNVIATQKLEMLSTGKVNGNIKTSKLQIADGVIFDGNCEMIQPNKD; encoded by the coding sequence ATGTCCAAGAAACCCGTAACCAGAACCGCTCGTCCGATCACAGAATACGGAGCGATTTCCACAGTTCTCGGAAAGGAAACTTCCTTTTCCGGAATTCTCAACTTCCAAAAACCTCTCGAAATCTCGGGCGAGTTCCAAGGTGAGATCGAATCCGAAGGATTTCTTCTCGTGAGCGAAGGCGCGAAAGTGCGCGCGAACATCAAAGCGGGAACCGTGATCGTCGGCGGCGAAATCACTGGAAACGTGATCGCGACTCAAAAGCTCGAAATGCTTTCTACCGGTAAAGTAAACGGAAATATCAAAACTTCCAAACTTCAAATCGCAGACGGAGTGATCTTTGACGGGAACTGTGAGATGATCCAGCCCAATAAAGATTGA
- a CDS encoding PdxA family dehydrogenase encodes MNRILITEGDPCGISPELFLTTFSYLKKISKTRPVLYFHCGRYPLPKEFVPVSTSSQVEERGLYSIVPNSLSKKETASFTPGKPSVLSGRSALASLSSAIEFQKERGGDLITLPLSKEWVIASGASTFRGHTEFLADAYQKKTYMLMSGNDLQVLPLTTHVPLVTVPEHLRRIDLPSLADAILSCDRIDRKKPVAFLGLNPHAGEGGKVGKEESEILEPMIQFLKKKGLKVEGPLSADSMFGEQERKKYGLHLACYHDQGLIPFKMWEGKKGVNVTLGLSFLRVSPDHGTAFDIAGKGLADSTSFVECLHRVLDDPDSITETR; translated from the coding sequence GTGAACCGGATCCTGATTACAGAAGGCGATCCCTGCGGAATCAGTCCGGAACTTTTCCTCACTACATTTTCTTATCTCAAAAAAATCTCCAAGACAAGACCGGTTCTCTACTTTCACTGCGGACGTTATCCGCTTCCGAAAGAATTCGTTCCCGTATCGACTTCTTCTCAAGTTGAGGAAAGAGGACTTTATTCCATCGTTCCGAATTCTCTTTCCAAAAAGGAGACCGCTTCCTTTACACCGGGAAAACCTTCCGTTCTTTCCGGAAGGTCGGCTCTTGCCTCTCTTTCCTCGGCAATCGAATTTCAGAAAGAGAGAGGAGGGGATTTGATCACACTTCCTCTTAGCAAAGAATGGGTCATCGCGTCAGGGGCTTCTACGTTTCGAGGTCATACGGAATTTCTCGCGGATGCGTATCAAAAAAAAACGTATATGCTCATGTCCGGAAACGATTTGCAGGTCCTTCCTCTTACGACTCACGTTCCTCTGGTAACGGTTCCGGAACATCTTCGAAGAATCGATCTTCCTTCTCTGGCGGACGCGATTCTTTCCTGTGATCGAATTGATCGAAAAAAACCTGTCGCCTTTCTCGGGCTCAACCCGCACGCGGGGGAAGGAGGAAAGGTGGGGAAGGAAGAATCTGAAATTTTGGAACCGATGATCCAATTCTTAAAAAAGAAAGGTTTGAAAGTGGAAGGTCCTCTCTCCGCAGATTCTATGTTTGGCGAGCAGGAAAGAAAAAAATACGGTCTTCATCTCGCGTGTTATCACGATCAAGGTTTGATTCCTTTTAAGATGTGGGAAGGGAAGAAGGGTGTGAATGTTACATTGGGTCTTTCTTTTCTTCGGGTTTCTCCGGATCACGGAACCGCGTTTGACATCGCCGGGAAAGGGCTTGCAGATTCAACCAGCTTTGTAGAATGTCTGCACCGGGTTCTTGACGATCCGGATTCTATTACGGAAACGAGGTAA
- a CDS encoding tetratricopeptide repeat protein, whose amino-acid sequence MNPIYLQSFGESEEAKKHFLKAYDYQTKGNLKLASLHYRKSISAKPTAEAWTFLGWSYSLAGKLDRAIEFCKKAIETDPSLGNPFNDIGVYLLQQKRYEEALPWFEKAKFAPRYEVPVYPYFNAGSCLEILGHIELARLEYEKAVQIQPNYPPANLALKRIYVRYN is encoded by the coding sequence ATGAATCCAATCTACTTACAATCGTTCGGAGAGTCGGAAGAAGCAAAGAAACATTTTTTGAAGGCCTATGATTATCAAACTAAAGGCAATCTGAAATTAGCTTCCTTGCATTATCGAAAGTCTATTTCTGCTAAACCGACTGCGGAAGCATGGACTTTTTTAGGATGGTCTTATTCCCTTGCCGGAAAATTGGATCGCGCCATCGAATTTTGTAAGAAAGCGATCGAGACCGATCCAAGCCTTGGAAACCCTTTCAACGATATAGGCGTTTATCTTCTTCAACAAAAACGGTATGAGGAAGCGCTTCCTTGGTTTGAGAAAGCGAAGTTCGCTCCTCGATACGAGGTCCCGGTTTATCCTTATTTCAACGCTGGTTCTTGTCTGGAAATTTTAGGTCATATCGAACTGGCTCGTCTCGAATACGAAAAAGCGGTTCAGATTCAGCCGAATTATCCTCCGGCCAATCTCGCTCTCAAGAGAATCTACGTTCGCTACAATTGA
- the dapB gene encoding 4-hydroxy-tetrahydrodipicolinate reductase, with the protein MSEKKFQIALIGGSGRMGRAIITVLSSSSKSELSSSVVSSGSVFLGMDSGLHSGIKQNGVSFTSDIYAAVQGADCVIDFSTHQNLDVTLKACVSLKKPLVVGITGLTELQKDSLRVASKEIAIVFSPNMSIGVNLLFKLTEIAAKVMGEISDIEIQDIHHRHKKDAPSGTAEKLKSILLETLGRTEKNVVHGRHGILKERDPKEIGIHTLRAGEVIGDHTVYFFTPEERIEITHKAQDRKTFAVGSVHAAEFLVGRKPGLYDMFAVLGL; encoded by the coding sequence ATGTCCGAGAAAAAGTTTCAGATCGCACTCATCGGAGGCTCTGGAAGAATGGGGCGCGCCATCATCACGGTTCTCTCTTCTTCTTCCAAGTCGGAATTGTCCTCTTCCGTCGTCAGTTCCGGTTCCGTTTTTTTAGGAATGGATTCGGGTTTGCATTCGGGAATCAAACAGAACGGAGTTTCCTTTACGTCGGATATTTACGCCGCCGTTCAAGGTGCGGATTGCGTGATCGATTTTAGCACACATCAGAATTTGGATGTTACTCTCAAGGCTTGTGTTTCATTAAAAAAACCTTTGGTCGTCGGAATCACCGGTCTAACGGAATTACAAAAGGATTCTCTACGAGTCGCTTCGAAAGAGATCGCGATCGTATTTTCACCGAACATGTCCATCGGCGTGAATCTTCTTTTTAAGTTAACCGAAATCGCGGCCAAGGTGATGGGAGAAATTTCCGACATCGAAATCCAAGACATTCATCATCGACATAAAAAGGACGCACCTTCCGGAACCGCCGAAAAATTAAAAAGCATTCTTCTCGAAACGTTAGGCAGAACGGAGAAGAATGTAGTGCACGGAAGACACGGAATTCTCAAAGAAAGGGATCCAAAGGAAATCGGAATTCATACTCTCCGTGCCGGAGAAGTGATCGGAGATCACACGGTTTATTTTTTTACTCCCGAAGAAAGGATCGAGATCACGCACAAGGCCCAGGATCGCAAGACCTTTGCGGTCGGATCCGTTCACGCCGCAGAATTTTTAGTCGGCCGTAAGCCCGGGCTTTACGATATGTTTGCGGTTTTAGGTTTGTAA
- a CDS encoding tetratricopeptide repeat protein, which produces MQTLEKDKTTGAWPEITISSFTEKILPRKKGPEGPAPRNPEILRLKSKILEYFSGALNKVHSPFSNLRIDLFGEFRFHADASSPFEEEGLSEREKNLLKIFFEELYERAIEDHQSDPEIFQVLESYLLHEQELDEYLELTHVFDEDLPFIVEARQVLALMGKIEYSDSLKKEGNSRFQKYGFRWKFGGLELEDRETIYDLVVTGEEPGLLGLAWVLYKHETSGFRTVFPIERRILSVIETFTSEEKESFFKAYSSRHGYLENYFVLKQFRPREYRKAWLEGEKKKNGRSVLLGSLQDNILAGQDDSLEKRYALLKENHLVYTLSPFELLILLNSTESSNVEHEIAGVKEKLPDSYLTKRAQLVLRFFKKNYEEFLNTIEQCGRFRFTPEMIYLHGIALVETGKAEEGIGLLESLLFRFPDSDYLRLVLERYKKN; this is translated from the coding sequence ATGCAGACCCTGGAAAAAGACAAAACTACCGGAGCGTGGCCTGAAATTACGATCTCTTCCTTTACGGAAAAAATTCTTCCGAGAAAAAAAGGACCCGAGGGACCGGCTCCGAGGAATCCCGAAATCCTAAGGCTTAAGTCCAAAATTTTAGAATATTTTTCAGGCGCTCTGAACAAGGTTCATTCTCCATTTTCCAATTTAAGAATCGATCTATTCGGGGAATTTCGTTTTCACGCGGACGCGAGTTCTCCTTTTGAAGAGGAAGGTCTTTCCGAGAGGGAAAAGAATCTTCTGAAAATTTTCTTCGAAGAATTGTATGAGAGGGCGATCGAAGATCATCAATCGGATCCAGAAATCTTTCAAGTTTTAGAATCCTATCTTCTCCACGAACAAGAGTTAGACGAATATTTAGAGTTGACCCACGTTTTCGACGAGGATCTTCCGTTTATCGTGGAAGCCAGGCAGGTCCTCGCATTGATGGGAAAAATTGAATATTCGGATTCTCTAAAGAAGGAAGGGAATTCCCGTTTTCAAAAATACGGTTTTCGTTGGAAGTTCGGCGGTTTGGAACTCGAGGATCGGGAAACGATCTACGATCTCGTTGTAACCGGAGAGGAGCCCGGACTTTTGGGTCTCGCCTGGGTTTTGTACAAACATGAGACTTCCGGTTTTCGAACTGTCTTCCCGATCGAAAGAAGAATTCTTTCCGTGATCGAGACCTTTACTTCCGAAGAGAAGGAATCCTTTTTTAAAGCGTATTCTTCCCGTCACGGTTATCTCGAAAATTATTTCGTCTTAAAGCAATTCCGTCCAAGAGAATATAGAAAGGCATGGCTCGAAGGAGAAAAGAAGAAAAACGGGAGATCCGTTTTGTTGGGTTCCTTGCAGGACAATATTCTCGCGGGTCAGGATGATTCTTTGGAGAAACGTTATGCGCTCTTGAAGGAGAATCATCTCGTTTATACTTTGTCTCCGTTCGAACTTTTGATTCTTTTGAATTCTACGGAGTCTTCGAACGTGGAGCACGAGATCGCGGGCGTGAAGGAGAAACTTCCGGATTCTTATCTTACGAAACGCGCACAACTCGTTCTTCGTTTTTTCAAGAAGAATTATGAAGAATTCCTGAATACGATCGAGCAGTGCGGTCGTTTCCGTTTTACTCCGGAGATGATCTATCTTCACGGAATCGCTCTGGTGGAGACCGGGAAGGCGGAAGAAGGAATCGGTCTTTTGGAGAGTCTTTTGTTTCGTTTTCCGGATTCGGATTATCTGCGTCTGGTTTTGGAACGTTATAAGAAGAATTGA
- a CDS encoding bactofilin family protein has translation MALVKNSSEVTNSTIGENSYFSGKFFINGSLKIDGKFEGKSLQAEQLYIGVTGKVKTNITAASVIIEGIVIGNITARNRVMLLPTSKILGDIRTPELIIQNGVILEGRCMISNDLKHSAKDLIDLEYSKDALSVEKIFGKQSGAKE, from the coding sequence ATGGCACTCGTTAAAAATTCATCCGAAGTTACTAACTCCACCATCGGAGAAAATTCCTACTTCAGCGGAAAATTCTTTATCAACGGATCTCTCAAGATCGACGGAAAATTCGAAGGTAAATCTTTGCAGGCAGAACAACTCTACATCGGTGTTACCGGAAAGGTAAAAACCAATATCACAGCCGCCAGCGTTATCATAGAAGGAATCGTGATCGGAAACATCACGGCAAGAAACCGAGTGATGCTCCTTCCCACTTCCAAAATTTTGGGAGATATCAGAACTCCGGAATTGATCATTCAAAACGGAGTGATCCTGGAAGGACGTTGTATGATCTCCAACGACCTCAAACATTCCGCAAAAGACCTGATTGACCTCGAATATTCCAAAGACGCTCTGAGCGTGGAAAAAATCTTCGGGAAACAATCCGGCGCGAAAGAATAA
- a CDS encoding tetratricopeptide repeat protein: MISETMKQTIQFYNEGLSLYKTRKFAEALEKFKKATELSPEDGPSKKYIGRCQAFIATPPPDDWDGVFEMKTK, encoded by the coding sequence ATGATCTCTGAAACGATGAAACAAACCATTCAATTCTACAACGAAGGTTTGAGCTTATACAAAACCAGAAAGTTCGCGGAAGCCCTTGAAAAGTTTAAAAAAGCGACCGAACTCTCTCCCGAAGACGGTCCTTCTAAAAAATACATCGGCCGATGTCAGGCATTTATCGCAACTCCTCCTCCAGACGATTGGGACGGAGTTTTTGAAATGAAAACAAAATAA
- the dapA gene encoding 4-hydroxy-tetrahydrodipicolinate synthase — MFQGVYTAIITPFKNGKIDYDSYFKLLEKQIKAGVNGVVPCGTTGESPTLSHAEHAELIRETVKVVKNRIQVVAGTGSNSTQEAIELTEAACKDGVDGILSVNPYYNKPTQEGLFQHFKAIAEHSSVPVMLYNIPGRTSVNLLPETVLRLSEVKHIRSMKEATGDLGQMSKLISLVGHKMTVLSGDDNLTLPLLAIGGVGVVSVVSNLFPNALVKLVQNFHEGKIAEARKIHYDFIEVFALAFMETNPIPIKAAMSWFGHCSSEIRLPMTPLTQNETSAKFRNVLEGLKEKGYE, encoded by the coding sequence ATGTTCCAGGGCGTCTATACAGCGATTATCACACCATTCAAAAACGGAAAAATTGATTACGATAGCTATTTCAAACTTCTGGAAAAACAAATCAAGGCGGGAGTCAACGGAGTTGTTCCTTGTGGAACCACCGGAGAATCTCCGACCCTTTCTCACGCTGAACACGCGGAACTCATCCGCGAAACCGTCAAAGTGGTGAAAAATAGAATCCAGGTCGTGGCCGGGACCGGTTCCAATTCCACTCAGGAAGCGATCGAACTCACCGAAGCCGCGTGTAAGGACGGAGTGGACGGAATTCTTTCCGTAAATCCGTATTACAACAAGCCGACCCAAGAAGGACTCTTTCAACACTTCAAAGCGATCGCGGAGCATTCTTCCGTTCCAGTGATGCTTTATAATATTCCCGGAAGAACATCCGTAAATCTTCTTCCGGAAACCGTTCTTCGTCTGAGCGAAGTAAAACATATTCGTTCGATGAAAGAAGCGACGGGGGATCTCGGTCAGATGTCCAAGTTGATTTCTCTCGTAGGTCATAAGATGACCGTTCTTTCCGGAGACGACAATCTTACACTTCCACTTCTTGCAATCGGCGGAGTGGGGGTTGTATCCGTGGTTTCCAATTTATTTCCGAACGCGCTCGTCAAACTCGTTCAAAACTTTCACGAAGGAAAGATCGCGGAAGCCAGAAAGATTCATTACGATTTTATCGAAGTCTTTGCGCTCGCATTTATGGAAACCAATCCGATTCCGATCAAGGCGGCGATGAGTTGGTTCGGCCATTGTTCTTCCGAGATTCGTCTTCCGATGACTCCTCTTACGCAAAATGAAACGAGCGCAAAATTTCGAAACGTCCTCGAAGGTCTGAAAGAAAAAGGATACGAGTGA
- the cdaA gene encoding diadenylate cyclase CdaA: MFFFKNISLFPLGKNPFIIILDVLIVSVLIYQFYTTIRRTRGIQLLLGVALIWLLGIFASYFELELLDWIIENIRPALVFAIIVLLQPELRKITADLSKMKIFQPFLLKQMTDLEEITEAVKIMAKNKTGSLIAIVRENSLKEIIDQSVQLDAIISTSLLLTIFKKNSALHDGAVIIEQNRIACAGAFLPMTQNLDDARMGARHRAALGISEESDSIVIVTSEETGEISVCYDGEMTHPVKPIELKNFVNTILQKRTGGTEKHSLASDDKTG, translated from the coding sequence TTGTTTTTTTTCAAGAACATATCCCTTTTTCCTCTCGGTAAAAATCCGTTTATCATCATTCTCGACGTTCTCATCGTCAGTGTTCTCATCTATCAATTCTACACGACGATTCGAAGAACCCGTGGGATTCAACTTCTCCTTGGAGTCGCTCTCATCTGGCTTTTGGGAATTTTTGCGAGTTACTTCGAACTCGAACTCCTCGATTGGATCATAGAAAACATCCGCCCCGCGCTCGTCTTTGCGATCATCGTTTTGCTCCAGCCCGAACTCAGAAAGATCACCGCCGATCTTTCCAAGATGAAAATCTTTCAGCCCTTTTTATTAAAGCAGATGACCGATCTGGAAGAGATCACCGAAGCAGTAAAGATTATGGCGAAGAATAAGACCGGTTCTCTCATCGCGATCGTTCGCGAGAACAGTCTGAAAGAAATCATCGATCAGTCCGTTCAATTGGACGCGATCATCTCGACAAGTTTACTACTAACCATTTTTAAAAAGAATTCGGCGCTTCACGACGGGGCGGTGATCATCGAACAAAACCGAATCGCCTGCGCGGGGGCATTCTTACCGATGACTCAGAATTTGGACGACGCGAGAATGGGCGCAAGACACAGGGCCGCGCTCGGAATTTCGGAAGAATCGGATTCTATCGTGATCGTAACTTCCGAGGAGACCGGAGAAATTTCGGTTTGTTACGACGGAGAGATGACTCATCCGGTCAAACCCATTGAGCTTAAGAATTTCGTGAATACGATCCTTCAAAAAAGAACCGGCGGCACGGAAAAACACAGCCTCGCTTCCGACGATAAGACGGGTTAA
- the rpsB gene encoding 30S ribosomal protein S2, whose protein sequence is MSVISMKNLLETGVHFGHQTRKWNPKMAPYVFTARNGIHIIDLQKTVQKAKEAYDALKKQTSDGKKVLFVGTKKQARGAIEREAIRSNMFFINNRWPGGLLTNWNTVKKSIARLKKLEGMEADNSFEKEVKTKKEILTLRRELDKLRKTLGGIKDMATIPEIMFVIDPKKEEIAVKEARKLGLTIFAVVDTNCDPELIDYPIPGNDDAIRAISLFLETMANAVIEGTGGVVEQPRFSEDLDSEALALEYQGEYDESGKFIMDEDPESRKSKAAAAAALEAGATPAVAEESATTTIEVDKNE, encoded by the coding sequence ATGTCAGTGATTTCAATGAAAAACCTTCTGGAAACCGGAGTACACTTCGGACACCAGACTCGCAAATGGAATCCCAAAATGGCGCCGTACGTTTTTACGGCAAGAAACGGGATTCACATCATCGATCTTCAAAAGACCGTTCAAAAAGCAAAAGAAGCTTACGACGCTCTGAAAAAACAAACTTCAGACGGCAAAAAAGTTCTTTTTGTGGGAACGAAGAAACAAGCGAGAGGCGCGATCGAAAGAGAAGCCATCCGCTCGAATATGTTCTTTATCAATAACCGCTGGCCGGGCGGACTCTTAACCAACTGGAACACAGTGAAGAAGAGTATCGCTCGTCTCAAAAAACTCGAAGGAATGGAAGCCGACAACAGCTTCGAGAAAGAAGTTAAAACAAAAAAAGAAATCCTCACTCTGAGAAGAGAGTTGGATAAACTTCGCAAAACTCTCGGCGGAATCAAAGACATGGCGACCATTCCGGAAATCATGTTCGTGATCGATCCTAAAAAAGAAGAAATCGCGGTAAAAGAAGCGAGAAAACTCGGTCTTACAATCTTCGCGGTTGTCGACACCAACTGCGATCCTGAACTCATCGATTATCCGATTCCGGGCAATGACGACGCGATCCGTGCGATTTCCCTTTTCCTCGAAACGATGGCGAACGCAGTCATCGAAGGAACGGGTGGAGTGGTAGAACAACCTCGTTTCAGCGAAGATCTGGATTCCGAAGCTCTGGCTTTGGAATATCAAGGTGAATATGATGAAAGCGGAAAGTTCATCATGGACGAAGATCCTGAATCTAGAAAATCCAAAGCGGCGGCCGCCGCGGCATTAGAAGCGGGTGCCACTCCTGCGGTTGCGGAAGAGTCTGCGACTACTACGATCGAAGTAGACAAGAACGAGTAA